The Chitinophaga flava genome has a segment encoding these proteins:
- a CDS encoding alpha/beta fold hydrolase, protein MLLLLSCIVRLSAQSKKVFVLVHGAWHGGWCWQQVSTKLREAGNIVYTPSLSGLAEHQNQPHDNIDLNTHINDIVQFITMEDLHDVVLVGHSYGGVVITGVADRIPERLSKLIYLDAVIAENGESALSVQPDTVRKSFIEQSAQYQMHSIPILPAGVFGVSNPKDEKWVNDRLTLQPYKTFAQPLVLQHPFGNHLPLIYIACTNPQLGGLRRFAEKTRQSPSWKYYELETGHDAMITAPKELSALLMKLSK, encoded by the coding sequence ATGCTTTTGCTGCTTAGCTGTATTGTCCGGCTTAGTGCACAATCCAAAAAGGTGTTTGTATTGGTTCATGGTGCATGGCATGGTGGCTGGTGCTGGCAGCAGGTAAGCACAAAGTTAAGGGAAGCCGGTAATATTGTTTATACGCCTTCTCTCAGTGGGCTGGCGGAACATCAGAACCAACCGCACGATAACATCGACCTGAATACCCATATCAACGACATTGTTCAGTTCATTACGATGGAAGACCTGCATGATGTGGTATTGGTGGGCCATAGTTATGGCGGTGTTGTGATCACTGGCGTAGCTGACCGTATTCCTGAAAGACTGAGTAAACTCATTTATCTCGATGCGGTGATTGCAGAGAACGGAGAAAGCGCTTTGTCCGTACAACCGGATACGGTAAGAAAGAGTTTCATTGAACAGTCTGCCCAATACCAGATGCACAGCATTCCCATTCTGCCCGCCGGCGTTTTTGGTGTGAGCAACCCTAAAGATGAAAAATGGGTCAACGACCGGTTGACATTACAGCCCTATAAAACGTTTGCGCAGCCGCTGGTGTTGCAGCATCCGTTCGGTAATCATCTGCCTCTGATCTATATCGCCTGCACCAATCCGCAACTGGGCGGCCTGCGTAGGTTTGCAGAGAAAACCCGTCAATCACCTTCCTGGAAGTATTATGAACTGGAGACAGGACACGATGCGATGATCACAGCGCCTAAGGAGTTGTCGGCTCTGCTTATGAAACTCAGTAAATAG
- a CDS encoding secondary thiamine-phosphate synthase enzyme YjbQ: MEIYQQAVRLKARPRGFHLITHEIVQAFPQIGTLQSGMCQVFIQHTSAGLTINENADPTVRTDFETFFNKAVPENDPDFEHNDEGPDDMPAHLKSSLLGCSVMIPIHNGRLALGTWQGVYLCEHRDYGGPRNLVLTAWGNPF, from the coding sequence ATGGAAATATATCAACAGGCCGTACGCCTGAAAGCCCGCCCAAGAGGCTTTCATCTTATCACACATGAAATTGTACAGGCGTTCCCGCAAATCGGGACATTACAATCAGGCATGTGCCAGGTATTTATCCAGCATACTTCCGCCGGGCTGACCATCAATGAAAACGCAGATCCCACCGTCAGAACAGACTTTGAAACGTTCTTCAACAAAGCTGTCCCCGAAAACGATCCGGACTTTGAACATAATGATGAAGGGCCCGATGATATGCCTGCCCACCTGAAATCCTCCCTGCTGGGCTGTTCGGTAATGATACCCATACATAACGGACGGCTCGCACTCGGCACCTGGCAAGGTGTTTACCTCTGTGAGCACAGAGACTACGGTGGTCCCAGAAACCTGGTGCTGACAGCCTGGGGCAACCCTTTTTAA
- a CDS encoding Gfo/Idh/MocA family protein: MSEIVKPLRVLVVGCGNMGASHATAYHTLEGFEICGIVSTGSSKQVLNDKLGGGYPLYSSYEEALAATRPDAVCISTYPDTHESFAIMALESGCHVFIEKPLADSVAGAERVAAAARKAGKKLVVGYILRHHPSWEKFVELAQQLGKPLVMRMNLNQQSSGSKWGVHRNLLQSLSPIVDCGVHYIDVMCQMTRSKPVQVSAIGARLSQDIPADNYNYGQLQIRFEDGSVGWYEAGWGPMISETAFFVKDVIGPQGCVSIVAKDSGSAGNSDNIEAHTKTESLRLHHAALNEKGEFVKEDTWIDMQDEPDHQELCNREQRYFLQAIRQDIDLTDHVQDAVNSLRIAFACDESVRTGKMVNL; this comes from the coding sequence ATGTCAGAAATCGTTAAACCTTTACGGGTATTAGTAGTTGGCTGTGGTAACATGGGCGCGTCTCATGCTACTGCCTATCATACATTGGAAGGCTTTGAAATATGTGGTATTGTATCTACCGGCTCCAGTAAGCAGGTGCTCAATGACAAGCTGGGTGGCGGTTATCCGCTCTACAGCAGCTACGAAGAGGCGTTGGCCGCTACCCGGCCCGATGCGGTGTGTATCTCCACCTATCCTGACACACATGAAAGTTTCGCTATCATGGCGCTGGAAAGCGGATGCCATGTATTTATAGAGAAGCCACTGGCCGACTCTGTAGCGGGTGCTGAAAGAGTGGCTGCCGCTGCCCGTAAGGCAGGTAAAAAGCTGGTGGTGGGGTATATTCTGCGGCATCACCCTTCCTGGGAAAAGTTTGTGGAGCTGGCTCAACAACTGGGTAAACCACTGGTGATGCGGATGAATCTCAACCAACAAAGCAGTGGCAGTAAATGGGGCGTGCATCGTAACCTGTTGCAGAGCCTGAGTCCTATAGTGGATTGCGGGGTGCATTATATCGATGTGATGTGCCAAATGACCCGTTCGAAACCGGTACAGGTAAGCGCTATTGGTGCAAGGCTCTCCCAGGATATTCCGGCTGACAACTACAATTACGGCCAGTTGCAGATCCGTTTCGAAGATGGTTCTGTTGGATGGTACGAGGCAGGATGGGGGCCGATGATCAGCGAAACAGCCTTTTTTGTAAAGGATGTGATCGGCCCGCAGGGCTGTGTTTCCATTGTTGCTAAAGATTCCGGCAGTGCTGGTAATTCAGATAACATTGAAGCACATACGAAAACAGAATCACTGCGTTTGCATCATGCTGCGCTCAATGAAAAGGGAGAATTTGTAAAAGAAGATACCTGGATAGATATGCAGGATGAACCGGATCATCAGGAGCTGTGCAACCGGGAGCAACGTTATTTTCTCCAGGCTATCCGTCAGGACATAGATCTGACAGATCATGTGCAGGATGCGGTCAATAGTTTGCGTATAGCCTTTGCCTGTGATGAGTCTGTACGTACTGGTAAAATGGTGAACTTATAA
- a CDS encoding DUF92 domain-containing protein, protein MDTTFTQQCIFGVTLIVFMIACIRTGKLSVPAALAAGLTGLLVFAGAGFSGIALLGTFFLLGTLATSHKKQAKAAITAEGYHPETRKAGQVFANGGTAAIMGILMLADPSRRELYRLMMAASLASATADTLSSELGTVYGKRFFNILTFKKEARGLDGVVSMEGTLIGAAGAAVIAIVYAAAIGFDRRILFIILAGILGNLMDSVLGAAFERKHYIGNDAVNFGNTLFAALVAGACCWLG, encoded by the coding sequence ATGGACACAACTTTCACGCAGCAATGCATTTTCGGGGTTACCCTGATTGTTTTTATGATAGCCTGTATCAGAACAGGCAAACTATCTGTTCCGGCGGCGCTGGCAGCAGGTCTTACCGGACTGCTCGTATTTGCTGGTGCAGGCTTCAGCGGCATTGCGCTGCTGGGAACCTTCTTTCTCCTCGGCACCCTGGCCACCTCACATAAAAAACAGGCCAAAGCAGCTATTACTGCCGAAGGTTATCATCCGGAGACAAGAAAAGCAGGACAGGTATTTGCCAACGGCGGTACTGCAGCTATTATGGGTATACTGATGCTCGCAGATCCTTCCCGCCGGGAGTTATACCGGCTGATGATGGCTGCCAGCCTGGCTTCCGCAACAGCAGACACCTTATCGTCTGAACTGGGCACGGTATACGGTAAACGTTTTTTTAATATCCTCACTTTTAAAAAAGAAGCAAGAGGCCTTGATGGGGTGGTGAGCATGGAAGGAACGCTGATAGGTGCTGCCGGCGCAGCAGTGATAGCAATCGTATATGCGGCAGCGATAGGTTTCGACCGGCGCATATTGTTCATTATTCTGGCCGGTATACTGGGCAATCTGATGGACTCGGTGCTGGGTGCAGCCTTCGAACGCAAACATTATATCGGCAACGACGCCGTTAACTTCGGTAATACCCTTTTTGCTGCCCTGGTGGCCGGCGCCTGCTGCTGGTTAGGGTAG